The Victivallis lenta genome includes the window GGTCTACCCTTCAATGACCCAGCCGAGGCAGATCATTCCGCTGGCCATGCTCGCCGCCGTCTGCGGCGCCGTGCCGCTGGAACGGCTCCGGCGATTCCGGTTCTTCCGCTCCGGCCGGGGGATGGCGGCAGTCATTGCGGCGCTGCTCTATCTGGCTTCGTACCGGCAGCTTCATTACCCGACGCACGGCCTGGCGATGCTGCTCCATTACGCGATCGGAGGGGCGATTCTGTTCGGCTTTTTCCGGAGCCGGAGCCGGATTCTGAGAATTGGAATAGCGGCGGGGACCGCCGTGTTTCTCCTGCTCGACGCCGGATACCGCTTCGGCGCGTCCCAGGCCATCGCCTCCTCCATCCGGAGCCAGTTCGTCTCTCCGGCCAACGAGGAGGTCCGGCAGCTTCTCGACCAGTCGGCAACGCGGCTCGGCCTGCGCATCGCCTACTGCGGCGCCTACTACTACAACTTCATCGGGTCGGAGGGCGGCAACACGCTGCTTTCGATTCCGGTCACCGCTTCCGGCAAGCCGGATCCGTGGGATTACCACAGCTTCGAGGAGATGCGCATTCCGGGCTCCTATGAAACCTGGCTGGAGCGCCTGCGCACGGCCGGGGCCGACTTCCTGCTGGTGGATCTGCGCACCTTCCCGGCGCCGGAGCCGCGCATCGAGCTCGACTGGGCGAACGCCCACCCGGAGGAGTTCATCCGGCGGTTCGATGCGGACGGCCTGACGCTGTTCGAACTGAGGAGGCGGCCGTGAGCGGGCTCGAAGCCCGGGAGCGCGCCGTGCTGCGCGGGGAGATCGCCCGGATCATCTATGAGAACGATGACGGCTCTTTCGCCGTCCTCCGCATCCGCGAAACCGGCAGCCGCGAATATACCGCGCGCGGCGCGCTGGCCGGACTCGCCGCCGGACAGGAGGTCGAACTGGAAGGCTTCTGGGAACAGCATGCCGAATTCGGCCGCCAGTTCAGGGCGGAGAGCTTCCGGATCATCCTGCCGAGCACGCCGGACGGCATCAAACGCTACCTGAGTTCCGGCGCGATTCCCGGCATCGGCAAAAAGACCGCCGGGCTCATCGTGGACCATTTCAAGGAAAAAACGCTCGACATGCTCGACGGCGGCGCATCCTGCCTCGAACAGGTTCCCGGCATCGGCCCCAAGAAAGCCGAAGCCGTCGCCCGGGTCTGGCGGGAGTCGGCTGCGCGGCGCGACAGCTACATCTTCATGCAGGGGCTCGGCATTTCTCCCGCCTTCTGCTCGCGGCTGTTCAAGCGCTATGGCGAAGCCGCGCCGCAGATGGTGCGCACGAACCCGTACCGCCTGGCCGAAGAGGTCGACGGAATCGGCTTCCTGAAGGCGGATGAGATCGCCAGGGCGCTCGGCGTCGCCCGTGATGCCGTGTCGCGGCTGACCGCGGCGGCGGTCTTTACGCTGAACAACATGATTGCGAACGGAAACGTCTGCTGCACGCTCGAGGAGCTCATGGCGGCGACCGCCGACCTGGCCGGCGTGCCGCCCGGAACGGCCCGGCTCGGCATCGAAGCGGCGGTCGAGCGGCGGCTGCTGCGGATCATGGACAACCGGATTTATACGCCGATGCTGGCCCGCGCCGAGCTTGAATTGCCGGAACTCGTCGCCCGGCTCGCCTGCCAGCCGGTTTTCGCGGGGAAAAAGCTGCGTCCGGTCGCCGGGGGGAAGCTGCTGCTGGCCGAGGAGCAGCAGCTGGCGGTCGACCGCGTCAACGAGTCCCCTCTGACGATCATCACCGGCGGTCCCGGCGTCGGCAAGACGACGGTCGTCGGGGAGATCGTCCGGCGCGCCCGCAAGGCCGGGCTCCGGATCGGCATCGCCGCTCCGACCGGGCGTGCCGCCAAGCGGCTCTCCGAATCGACCGGCAGTGCGGCGAAAACGATCCATCGGCTGCTGCAGTTCGACCCGGCCACGAACAAGTTCACCTATGGCGCCGGGGCGCCGCTGCCGTACGATCTCCTGATCGTGGACGAGGTTTCGATGCTCGACCTCCTGCTCGCGCAGGCGCTGTTCCGGGCGATCGAGCCGGGCTGCTCGGTCGTTCTCGTCGGCGACCGCGACCAGCTGCCTTCGGTCGGGCCGGGAACGGTGCTGGAAAGCTTTCTCGCCTCGGGCTGGTTCCGGGTGACGCAGCTTGAGCGGATTTTCCGCCAGGCGGAGGGAAGCCGGATCATCGTGAACGCCCACCGGGTCAACCGCGGCGTCATGCCGGAGAAACCGCAGATGCAGGACGGCGAGCTTGCCGATTTCTACTGGATCGAACAGGACGACCCCGAAAAGGCGCTGGCGATCATCGAGAAGATGGTCGCTGAGCGGATTCCGGCGCGTTTTCCGTTCGATCCGGTCGACGACGTGCAGATTCTGACTCCGATGAACCGCGGCTGCTGCGGCACGGTCACCATCAACGAACGGCTTGAAGCGCTGCTGAATCCGGGCGATAAAATCGCTTTCCGCTTCGGCGAACGCATGTTCAAGCTCGGCGACAAGGTCATGCAGATTGCGAACAACTACGATAAGAGCGTGTTCAACGGCGATATGGGCCGCATCACCCGCATCATGCCGGAGGCGAAGAAATTCACCGTCGTCTTCGACGGGCCGCATTCAGTCGACTACGCGCTTGACGAGGCGGACCAGCTGACGCTCTCCTACGCGGTGACCGTGCACAAGGCGCAGGGCAGCGAATTCCCGGTCGTCGTGCTGCCTTTCCTGACCCAGCATTACATGATGCTGCAGCGGAATCTGCTTTACACCGCCATGACCCGGGCGAAGAAGCTGCTGATTCTGGTCGGCAGCCGCCGGGCGGTCCGGATGGCGGTGGAGAACAGCAGGCTCGAGGCGCGTTCGACGCTGCTGACCGAACGGCTGCGCGAAAAGCTCAGACAGCTCCGGCCCGG containing:
- a CDS encoding ATP-dependent RecD-like DNA helicase, with the protein product MSGLEARERAVLRGEIARIIYENDDGSFAVLRIRETGSREYTARGALAGLAAGQEVELEGFWEQHAEFGRQFRAESFRIILPSTPDGIKRYLSSGAIPGIGKKTAGLIVDHFKEKTLDMLDGGASCLEQVPGIGPKKAEAVARVWRESAARRDSYIFMQGLGISPAFCSRLFKRYGEAAPQMVRTNPYRLAEEVDGIGFLKADEIARALGVARDAVSRLTAAAVFTLNNMIANGNVCCTLEELMAATADLAGVPPGTARLGIEAAVERRLLRIMDNRIYTPMLARAELELPELVARLACQPVFAGKKLRPVAGGKLLLAEEQQLAVDRVNESPLTIITGGPGVGKTTVVGEIVRRARKAGLRIGIAAPTGRAAKRLSESTGSAAKTIHRLLQFDPATNKFTYGAGAPLPYDLLIVDEVSMLDLLLAQALFRAIEPGCSVVLVGDRDQLPSVGPGTVLESFLASGWFRVTQLERIFRQAEGSRIIVNAHRVNRGVMPEKPQMQDGELADFYWIEQDDPEKALAIIEKMVAERIPARFPFDPVDDVQILTPMNRGCCGTVTINERLEALLNPGDKIAFRFGERMFKLGDKVMQIANNYDKSVFNGDMGRITRIMPEAKKFTVVFDGPHSVDYALDEADQLTLSYAVTVHKAQGSEFPVVVLPFLTQHYMMLQRNLLYTAMTRAKKLLILVGSRRAVRMAVENSRLEARSTLLTERLREKLRQLRPGAQ